The Aedes aegypti strain LVP_AGWG chromosome 3, AaegL5.0 Primary Assembly, whole genome shotgun sequence genome contains a region encoding:
- the LOC5565018 gene encoding uncharacterized protein LOC5565018: protein MSVVQSNISTTIRSFNISDDIRIEVKKFRTDAGIDEIDIEEDEDDISVIQKIAKTFSDPNETEFDPETLKSIIARLDGIEKNLENIIYMNAQSDSISAVQMNGLLNRQFIAAGPQGALTMASQSPPVEAMQVQDEIVEFEPNRIEIDSDDNDLIGEFIEQDELKLVEFPINRVDDLRELEESITTDQESFVSFVNFLSATIQKHSRNLEPILRDFVTESLINELGFNDAEINMMSFYIFNQLLYDVWKTEYSTMNDYRNQLRKIACKIQNRNRATRGRQRLI from the exons ATGAGTGTGGTCCAGTCGAACATCTCGACCACGATCCGGAGCTTCAACATATCGGACGACATCCGAATCGAGGTGAAAAAGTTCCGCACCGATGCCGGAATCGACGAGATCGACATCGAGGAGGACGAGGATGATATCT CCGTCATCCAAAAAATAGCGAAAACCTTTTCCGACCCCAACGAAACCGAGTTTGATCCGGAAACCCTCAAATCGATCATAGCCCGGCTCGATGGCATCGAGAAGAATCTGGAAAATATCATCTATATGAACGCGCAGTCGGACAGCATAAGTGCAGTGCAGATGAATGGCCTGCTGAATCGACAATTTATTGCAGCTGGTCCTCAAGGTGCGCTAACCATGGCAAGCCAATCGCCTCCAGTGGAAGCGATGCAGGTGCAAGACGAAATCGTCGAGTTTGAACCAAATCGCATCGAAATCGATTCCGATGATAACGATTTGATTGGCGAGTTTATCGAGCAGGACGAGCTGAAGTTGGTGGAGTTTCCCATCAATCGGGTGGACGATCTGCGCGAACTAGAGGAATCGATTACGACGGATCAGGAGTCGTTTGTTTCTTTT gtGAACTTCTTGAGCGCAACCATTCAGAAGCACAGTCGTAATCTGGAACCAATCCTGAGGGATTTTGTTACAGAAAGTTTAATTAACGAGCTTGGATTCAACGATGCTGAAATCAACATGATGTCGTTCTATATATTCAATCAATTACTTTATG ATGTTTGGAAAACGGAATATTCCACCATGAACGACTACCGGAATCAACTGAGGAAAATTGCGTGTAAAATACAAAACCGTAATCGCGCTACCAGAGGAAGACAAAGATTAATTTAG